The genomic segment GCTAGGAGGTTTGTCTGGTCTGCGATGTCGTTAATGGAAACAACAATATGCCCGATCTCCTCGGACTGCTTCATAACCTGCTCCACAACCTCGGAAATCGAGCTGATATTACTCGATATATCCTGCATGCTCTCTTTATTCTTATCGATAACAGTCTTACCCTGCTCCACCCTATCGTTGCAACTGCTAACACTGTCGAGTGAGTTTTTACAGGTATCCAGAACAGAGTTGCTCGTGGAGGAGAGCTCCTCGGTGGCGCTTGAAACGGTGCTTACGTTATCGTTGATAACGTTTATCTGTCCGTTAATCTCATTATTTACGTTTGTAAGGTTTTCAGCCAACGAACTGATATTCTTGGATGCGAAGAAGAAATCGGCGATTGTACCCTCCATCTTCCCTAGAAAAGAGTTCATAGTTTCTGCCAGATGCGCCATCTCACCCCTGCAGTCGCCGTTTACCCGGCTTCCCAGTTCGCCAGACTCGGCATTCTTAAGCGCTCCGGAGAGGCTTTTAACCCCGCATGTCTTCTCCCTCATCATAAAATAGGGGATAAAAAAGGCTAAAAGGATACCAAAGATTATGCAGGCTACGGAGAATGTGATACCGGAGCCGGCTAGATCGTGGGCAAGCCTGATGGATGACTCTCCCCCTTCTGAAATGATCTCCTGAAACTTAAGATAGTTTCTGATGCCCATGAAAGATGATGTCAAAAGCGGAATTGAGATTAATAAAACTACAAGTGTGAACCGTAAGCTTAGTCTCATAACATTTACCTATAATAGAATATTTGTCATTGATGAATGCGATGAATATTATCCGATAAAAAGATAAAACTTTCAATAATTATTACTAGTTAATATGGAGGATTTACGAATTTAATAATTATCGCATGAATATATCAGCAAACCTTTCAGAAAAGGTTATATAGTTGTAATGCTCTGTGACAGCGGAGAAATCCTTGATACAACCTACAATAGAATCCACATCGCCGGGCTCGAAGATGTTCTGTTCAGGGAATATCTCCGGTATAACTCCTGTTCTACTGCCGATTACAGGCACGCCGCATGCCATCATCTCCATACCTACCCTGCATATCGCCTCGGAGCCGAGGGACGGGATTGCGCCAAGGTCCATGGCACTGATAAGGGCGGGCACATCATCCCTGCGCCCTGTGAAGAAGGCGTGTTCCGTCATGTTATGCTCTATGAGAATGCGGCGTATATCCTCCTCGGTTGTTACAGCATCGAAGCCTGCTATCATAAGCTTGATGTCATGCCTCCCCCCTTTTATAAGCTCTGAGCACGCCTTTATGAGGCTCTCATGCCCTTTAACGGGATCGAAGCGACCGAGTATACCTATAACAAAGTCCGACTCTTTCAGCCCGAACTCACCCCTCACACGCTCCCCTCCCGAACCGTCTCGCCGGAAGTAGTCTGTGTCCACACCGCCGAAGAGAACGGATACTTTGTTCTCGGGCACTCTAAGTCCGTCCGTATGGACATCCTTCATGAATTCGCCACTGGTTACTATGTGGTCCACAGCGTTATTATAGAGCCATCTGTTCAGGGGGTTAATACCGGGGGTTCTTCTGTCCCCCCGAACACGGACAAGCTTCCATGTTGGCTTTGTGCGGTAGCGGAGATGAGTGAAGTACCAGAACATCTCCCCCCGGTGGCAGACGATTACATCGGGGCGGTATTCCTTTATATACTTATTAATACGGCGTATCGAGTCTGGAACAATAAGGGGTGAGGAGCTGTTTAAGCGGGCCTCGTAGGTTACGAGACCCGCATTGTCGGACTTTTTAACAGGGGGGGAATCGGGCAGCCCAAGAACCGCCGCATCATGGCCCAGTTTTTCAAGGCCAAGGCAGAGCATATGGGCATACCATGCGGTGGCGTTGAACCACCTCACATTTACTACATGCAGAAAACGCATCTGCCTTTAGTCGGCCTGATTCCTCAGGTAGGCAGGGATATCGTACTCGTCCTCGTTGTAGTCGCCAACGGACTTGAGAGAGGCATCCTTCTGCTTTATCTTGTTCACCTTATTCTTAAAGCTGACAGCCTGCTCGTTCTGCTTCCCTACTATGTTGTCTACCTCGCCGCTCTTCTTGCGGTCCTTAGCTTTGCCGAGCCCTGTGGCAACAACGGTAACCTTGATGGTTCCCTCGTAGTTATCATCGACAACAACACCCTTGTAGATGGCTGCGTTGTCCCCTGCGCTGTCGTGAATCTTGGTGGCGATGGTCTGCACCTCGAACATCTTGAGGTCGGAGCCTCCGGTGATGTTCACGAGGATTCCCTCCGCACCGTTTATGCTGACATCCGCAAGAAGGGGTGACTTGAGTGCCTTGTCGGCGGCCTCAATGTCTCTGTTTTCTCCGGATGCCTCGCCGATACCCATAAGGGACATACCCTTGGCCTCCATAATGGAGCGTACATCGGCGAAATCTACGTTGATATATCCGTTGCCGTTTATGGCGTCGCTTATACCCTGAACACCCTGACGCAGAACGTCATCGGCGAACTTGAACGCCTCGGCAAACTGTGTGGTCTCCTTGCACTGCTCAAGGATCCTGTCGTTGGGCACAACGATGAATGTATCGATATGCTCCTTAAGGAATTTTATTCCCTGGTCAGCGAAGTCGAGCCTTCTTCTTCCTTCCCATGTGAAGGGGCGGCATACAACAGCCACTGTGAGAGCACCTAAGCCCTTGGCCACATTGGCAATAACGGGAGCCGCACCGGTTCCTGTTCCACCACCCATTCCGGCGGCTATGAAGACGAGGTCCGCACCCTTAAGCTGTGCTTCGATGGCCTCCATATCTTCAATGGCCGCTTTTTTTCCTACTTCGGGCATCCCGCCCGCTCCGAGCCCCTTTGTCAGGGTGGTTCCGAGCTGGATCTTATTGGGAGCCTTATTGCTCGCAAGAGCCTGCTGATCGGTATTTGCGGCGATGAAATCAACGCCTTCGATACCGTGGTTTATCATATTGTTTACGGCATTGCCTCCGGCTCCGCCGACTCCGATCACCTTTATGACCGCACCTTGTTTGATGTCTTCGAATTCAAACATATGTTAATACCCCCGTGTTAATATACTTTTAGAAGAATTCACTCATCCAGCCCTTCATCCTTGTGAAGATGTTGCCGAATACCTTGTCCTCACCACCGCGGGAAATCTTCTGACCACCTTTACCCTTCTTTGCAGAATATATAGCAAGTCCTACACCAGTAGAGAATCTGGGGTCCATGACCACGTCGGTAAGTCCGCCGATGTTAATCGGTCTACCCACCCTCACGGGCAGGTCAAAAACTTCGGAGGCGAGTTCCTCAATACCTTCAAAGTTGCTGAAACCGCCTGTTACAACAACACCCGCACCCATAAGCTCGAGGAGTTTGTGCTTTTGAAGCTCACCCTTGAACATATGGAACACTTCCTCTGCCCTGGCCTGGAGGATCTGGGTAAATACAGGCTTGCCCACCCTTCTGGGAGGCCTTCCCCCCACTGTGGGCACATCTACAAACTCATCGTCGGACACCAGAGGCATCCAGACGCATCCGTGTTCTTTCTTGAGATCCTCCGCCTCGGACTCGGGCGTGCTGAGACCGATGGAGAGATCCTTGGTAAAATGATTACCGCCTATCTGCAGAACAGCTGTGTGGAAAACCGCACCCTGCTTATAAACGGCCATGTCGCATGTTCCGCCGCCGCCGTCTATGAGGCAGACGCCGATCTCCTTCTCATCCTCGCTGAGAACCGCCTGGGATGATGCAAACTGCTCAAGTATCACATCATCAACCACGATTCCCGCCTTTTCGCAGCACTTTATAATGTTCTGCGCCGAGGATACGGCTCCGGTTACGATATGTACATCCGCCTCAAGGCGTACTCCGTTCATTCCGACGGGATCCTTTATCTCGGTCTGGCCGTCGAGGATGAACTGCTGGGGTATAACATCCAGAACCTCTTCACCAAGCTGCATGTTGTATGCAGAGGCGGACTCGATAACCCTGTCCACATCCTGCTTGGTGACCTCTGAGCTCTTTACTGCGATGGTTCCCCTTTTATTGAAACTCTTTATATGACCGCTAGCGAGACCTGCGGTAACTGTTTTCACTTCAATCCCGGACATGCGCTGTGCTTCCACAAGGGCCTTCTTAATGGAGTCCACAGTGGCTTCGATATTCACCACCACACCCCTTCTGATCCCCTTTGAGGGCACATTGCCTATGCCGAGGATATCTATGCTGTCGTCCTCGTTCTTTCTGGCAACGACCACGCAAATTTTTGTGGTTCCCATATCCAGTCCGACATAGATGTTATCCAGAGACATTCATCACCCCGTTTACATAAATTTTGCCCGGCAGCCTCATATCGACATACTCGATCCTCTTGTACCGCTGTTTAATGAGCCGGGTATAGACCTCCAGCCTCTGCGGAAGCCCTTCTCCATCGTAACCGCATTTAATCTCAACCCCGTCGAGCTCGAGGGTGAAATAGAGCGGCTTCAGTATAATATTACCCTTTCTCAGGGTTTCTAAACTGTCATACATCTGCAGGAAGGAGCTGAACTCCTCATCGGAGACATCCTTCCACCTGTAAACCTCATCCCCCTTACACTCTGCGGGGATTTCGGAACCGGAGGCTGTTGCTGTGTAACACCTGTCGTACATCTCAACCTGCGCCACCGGCCTCTCTTCGAAGACCTCAACCTCGATGCTGTCGGGAAAAACCTTCCTGAGTTCAAGCTTCTCCACCCAGGGATCCTCGGGCCTGCTTACTGTGTCGGCGAGGCTGAAGATGTTCTTTCCCACCAGCTCCTCGGCGAAGGAGTCTATCTTCTCCCTGTCCGCCTGGATAATGCCCTGCACGCCTACGTGCTTCACATTAAAATAGCCGCTGGCCCGGATCATCCCCACAGCCTCCATGGCCGCCCATACAGCACCGGCTGTGAGAGCTCCTATGAGTGCTATCAGAAAGAGGATCCTTATTACCCTGGCGAGCTTCTTCATTATCTCTCCAATGCACCCTTAACCATTGCGGTTATCATTTCATCAAAGCTGATTCCCGCTTTATCCGCCGCCTTGGGCAGAAGGGATGTTTCAGTCATCCCGGGGAGCGTGTTTGCCTCAAGGGCATAGGGGGTTTCACCGTCCCAGATAAAATCCACCCTGCCGTAATCCCTGCATCCGAGGGCTTTGAAGGCATCAGCCGCGTATTCTTTAACCTGTTTCTCTTCCTGCTCGCTGAGTCCGGTTTCAAAATTGTACTCCGTCTTACCCTTCGTGTACTTCGACTCGTAGTCGTAAAAACCGGACAAAGGATTTATCCATATAATCGGCAGAGATTTAGATTCCAATATACCTACCGTAAGTTCTTTTCCTTTTATGTACCGTTCAACAAAAACCCTGTCGTCGTGGCGGAAGGCTTCCTCCACCGCCGTCCGGTAGTCCTTTTCCTCTTTAACAATGCCTATCCCTATGGTGGAGCCCTGCCTGGAGGGCTTTACAACACAGGGGAGGAAGGGGGCTTCAGCCGAATCCCTATCTATAACAACGTATTCCGCAGACGGAATGCCGCTTCTTTCAAAGACCATCTTTGTTAAAAGCTTATCAAAAGCCACTGCGCTTGAAAAACTGTCCGAACCAGCATAGGGGATGCCCATAAGCTCTAGAAGACCCTGTATGCGTCCATCTTCGCCGTAGGTTCCATGGAGAACGCTGAGAACGGCATCGGGTCTGTTCTTTTCAAGCTCTGCGGCGAGGTTCCTGTCTGCATCAAGGAGGCGGATATTCCTGAAACCCGCACTCTGCAATCCTCTGTAAACAGCCTCTCCACTCTTTAGCGATACATCCCTCTCCGAGGATATACCGCCGTAGAGCAGTGTAATACGCTTATCTAACACTACGCTTCCTCTCTACCATCGCCGAAAGTTCTATGGAGAACCTTGTTATGCTTCCCGCTCCGAGGGTGAGTATCACAGTATCCTCACACCCGTTCTCCTCGAAGTATTTATAAACATCCTCGAATTCACTTATATAATGAGCGTTTTTAAAACCGTGCTCCTTAATCCCCTTAACCATCTCCTCGGATGTTACCCCCTCGATGGGCTCCTCGCTGGCGGCATATATGTCGG from the Limisalsivibrio acetivorans genome contains:
- a CDS encoding glycosyltransferase produces the protein MRFLHVVNVRWFNATAWYAHMLCLGLEKLGHDAAVLGLPDSPPVKKSDNAGLVTYEARLNSSSPLIVPDSIRRINKYIKEYRPDVIVCHRGEMFWYFTHLRYRTKPTWKLVRVRGDRRTPGINPLNRWLYNNAVDHIVTSGEFMKDVHTDGLRVPENKVSVLFGGVDTDYFRRDGSGGERVRGEFGLKESDFVIGILGRFDPVKGHESLIKACSELIKGGRHDIKLMIAGFDAVTTEEDIRRILIEHNMTEHAFFTGRRDDVPALISAMDLGAIPSLGSEAICRVGMEMMACGVPVIGSRTGVIPEIFPEQNIFEPGDVDSIVGCIKDFSAVTEHYNYITFSERFADIFMR
- the ftsZ gene encoding cell division protein FtsZ, which produces MFEFEDIKQGAVIKVIGVGGAGGNAVNNMINHGIEGVDFIAANTDQQALASNKAPNKIQLGTTLTKGLGAGGMPEVGKKAAIEDMEAIEAQLKGADLVFIAAGMGGGTGTGAAPVIANVAKGLGALTVAVVCRPFTWEGRRRLDFADQGIKFLKEHIDTFIVVPNDRILEQCKETTQFAEAFKFADDVLRQGVQGISDAINGNGYINVDFADVRSIMEAKGMSLMGIGEASGENRDIEAADKALKSPLLADVSINGAEGILVNITGGSDLKMFEVQTIATKIHDSAGDNAAIYKGVVVDDNYEGTIKVTVVATGLGKAKDRKKSGEVDNIVGKQNEQAVSFKNKVNKIKQKDASLKSVGDYNEDEYDIPAYLRNQAD
- the ftsA gene encoding cell division protein FtsA, encoding MSLDNIYVGLDMGTTKICVVVARKNEDDSIDILGIGNVPSKGIRRGVVVNIEATVDSIKKALVEAQRMSGIEVKTVTAGLASGHIKSFNKRGTIAVKSSEVTKQDVDRVIESASAYNMQLGEEVLDVIPQQFILDGQTEIKDPVGMNGVRLEADVHIVTGAVSSAQNIIKCCEKAGIVVDDVILEQFASSQAVLSEDEKEIGVCLIDGGGGTCDMAVYKQGAVFHTAVLQIGGNHFTKDLSIGLSTPESEAEDLKKEHGCVWMPLVSDDEFVDVPTVGGRPPRRVGKPVFTQILQARAEEVFHMFKGELQKHKLLELMGAGVVVTGGFSNFEGIEELASEVFDLPVRVGRPINIGGLTDVVMDPRFSTGVGLAIYSAKKGKGGQKISRGGEDKVFGNIFTRMKGWMSEFF
- a CDS encoding cell division protein FtsQ/DivIB — translated: MKKLARVIRILFLIALIGALTAGAVWAAMEAVGMIRASGYFNVKHVGVQGIIQADREKIDSFAEELVGKNIFSLADTVSRPEDPWVEKLELRKVFPDSIEVEVFEERPVAQVEMYDRCYTATASGSEIPAECKGDEVYRWKDVSDEEFSSFLQMYDSLETLRKGNIILKPLYFTLELDGVEIKCGYDGEGLPQRLEVYTRLIKQRYKRIEYVDMRLPGKIYVNGVMNVSG
- a CDS encoding D-alanine--D-alanine ligase, with product MLDKRITLLYGGISSERDVSLKSGEAVYRGLQSAGFRNIRLLDADRNLAAELEKNRPDAVLSVLHGTYGEDGRIQGLLELMGIPYAGSDSFSSAVAFDKLLTKMVFERSGIPSAEYVVIDRDSAEAPFLPCVVKPSRQGSTIGIGIVKEEKDYRTAVEEAFRHDDRVFVERYIKGKELTVGILESKSLPIIWINPLSGFYDYESKYTKGKTEYNFETGLSEQEEKQVKEYAADAFKALGCRDYGRVDFIWDGETPYALEANTLPGMTETSLLPKAADKAGISFDEMITAMVKGALER